The following are from one region of the Neurospora crassa OR74A linkage group III, whole genome shotgun sequence genome:
- a CDS encoding INSIG domain-containing protein: protein MDQNSNGGTQEGPKIIRPIPRRPFSLASPPTISRKDESPSPAPGRDSNTSPQPRITAADLRFLLDPRSPFNSSASPAGSGAVTSGLDSSNLSRATSFRNLTSSTLFGIFSDPGELGMAATTPSVGRSASNLRHGLYFGNQLQEETEDEDNVLGIAGDARDDENDEDEDENYQETITLRPKRQRRVSSITSTIPPLRGEPSSSDINSGNGNPVMGLLWSLLRTTLLFALGAGYGVLVTRLPNGDSVTGGYGWRYLTFWGAAGVVLGRLLPWFDQVWEEAFGKRTRMTKKEKERRRAAAAAEAAAALLQQAPPSSSRTFPRKTPVTTTLPVETDSNSGGVTSPPEADWPLVVRSIGAFVGIVFAIRRLPWASTMQVSITLALANPFLWYLIDRSKPGFLLSAAVGVTGSAILMGLGNPDMMPAPVAGAGYHDHHFLTTSGQPAMDVLNGTTSGLPRSAAAARMSGMGGASSENAAVIETGIWMLSVLFCSCVCFGNIGRRLALNKSAASRGRWGGVR from the coding sequence ATGGACCAAAACTCCAATGGCGGGACTCAAGAAGGTCCCAAAATCATCCGCCCAATCCCTCGACGACCCTTCAGCctagcatcaccaccaaccatcTCTCGTAAGGATGAGTCTCCCTCCCCAGCTCCTGGAAGAGACTCCAACACTTCGCCCCAACCACGCATCACAGCCGCCGACCTCCGCTTCCTCCTGGACCCTCGATCTCCCTTCAACAGCAGCGCTTCCCCCGCTGGCAGCGGCGCCGTCACCAGCGGTCTTGATTCATCCAACCTCAGCAGAGCTACCTCCTTCCGGAACCTAACCTCTTCGACTCTCTTCGGCATCTTCTCCGACCCCGGTGAGCTCGGGATGGCCGCCACCACACCCAGCGTAGGTCGGTCAGCATCGAACCTACGCCATGGACTTTACTTTGGCAATCAACTCCAGGAGGAAACTGAGGACGAAGACAACGTACTAGGCATTGCCGGGGACGCAAGGGACGATGAAaatgatgaggacgaggacgagaacTACCAGGAGACCATCACCCTCCGCCCCAAGCGCCAACGACGAGTTTCCTCCATAACATCTACCATCCCCCCCCTCAGAGGCGAACCCTCATCATCAGATATCAACAGCGGCAATGGCAACCCAGTAATGGGCCTGCTCTGGTCATTACTCCGGACAACTCTCCTCTTCGCTCTCGGCGCAGGCTACGGCGTGCTCGTGACTCGCTTGCCCAACGGAGATAGCGTCACGGGCGGCTACGGCTGGCGGTACCTCACCTTCTGGGGAGCGGCCGGCGTAGTGTTGGGCAGGCTACTTCCCTGGTTCGATCAAGTATGGGAGGAAGCCTTTGGAAAGAGGACTAGGATGaccaagaaagagaaggagaggcgacgagctgctgctgctgcagaggccgccgccgctctgTTGCAACAAGCTCCTCCATCGTCATCAAGGACTTTTCCAAGGAAGACAccagtcaccaccaccctccccgTTGAGACGGATTCCAACAGCGGAGGCGTCACCAGCCCGCCCGAAGCGGACTGGCCCCTCGTCGTCCGCAGCATCGGCGCCTTTGTCGGCATCGTCTTCGCCATCCGCCGTCTACCTTGGGCCTCGACCATGCAAGTATCCATCACCCTGGCGCTTGCGAATCCGTTCCTGTGGTACCTGATCGACCGCTCCAAACCCGGGTTCCTTCTCAGTGCCGCCGTGGGCGTTACGGGATCCGCCATCCTGATGGGGTTGGGTAACCCCGATATGATGCCTGCACCCGTGGCTGGAGCTGGGTATCACGACCATCATTTTCTGACGACGAGCGGGCAACCTGCGATGGACGTGCTTAATGGGACTACATCCGGGTTGCCTCGGAGCGCAGCAGCGGCGAGGATGAGCGGTATGGGAGGGGCGAGCAGCGAAAACGCGGCCGTCATTGAGACGGGTATTTGGATGCTCAGTGTGCTGTTTTGCAGTTGCGTGTGCTTTGGAAACATTGGGAGGAGGTTGGCGCTGAATAAGTCGGCTGCTTCCAGGGGGAGATGGGGTGGTGTTAGGTGA